One window from the genome of Actinomycetota bacterium encodes:
- a CDS encoding nucleotidyltransferase family protein, with product MRAEVEQHRDELIAAAERHRARNVRLFGSVATGRDDAESDVDFLVDFEPGATLLDLADLRDEFQEILGRPVDVLSSRGLKPRDEDIRREAVPL from the coding sequence ATGCGTGCCGAGGTCGAGCAGCACCGCGACGAGCTGATCGCCGCTGCGGAACGTCACCGCGCGCGCAACGTGAGGCTGTTCGGCTCGGTGGCAACCGGTCGGGACGATGCTGAGAGCGACGTTGACTTCCTGGTCGACTTCGAACCGGGTGCGACGCTGCTCGACCTTGCTGATCTGAGGGACGAGTTCCAGGAGATCCTCGGGCGTCCCGTCGATGTGCTCTCCTCGCGAGGTCTCAAACCGCGGGACGAGGACATCCGTCGTGAGGCCGTGCCGCTGTGA
- a CDS encoding DUF86 domain-containing protein, protein MTRGDRHRLLDMQEAVADLSEIVERGRETWDDDKCVRLATQKLLEILGEAAKQISDEVRSRYPDVP, encoded by the coding sequence GTGACACGTGGTGATCGGCATCGTCTGCTGGATATGCAGGAAGCGGTGGCCGACCTGTCCGAGATCGTCGAGCGTGGCCGCGAGACGTGGGATGACGACAAGTGCGTCCGGCTAGCCACGCAGAAGCTGTTGGAGATCCTCGGCGAGGCCGCCAAACAGATCAGCGACGAGGTCCGTTCCCGGTATCCCGACGTGCCGTAG